In one Mesorhizobium australicum genomic region, the following are encoded:
- the trxA gene encoding thioredoxin — protein MATVKVDKNNFQSDVLQSAEPVVVDFWAEWCGPCKMIAPSLDEISTEMAGKVKIAKLNIDENPELAAQFGVRSIPTLMVFKGGEVADIKVGAAPKTALSAWIGGNV, from the coding sequence ATGGCCACCGTCAAGGTCGACAAGAACAACTTCCAGTCGGACGTGCTGCAGTCCGCCGAGCCCGTCGTCGTGGACTTCTGGGCCGAGTGGTGCGGCCCCTGCAAGATGATCGCCCCGTCCCTGGACGAGATCTCGACCGAGATGGCCGGCAAGGTGAAGATCGCCAAGCTCAACATCGACGAGAACCCGGAGCTCGCCGCCCAGTTCGGCGTCCGCTCCATCCCGACGCTGATGGTGTTCAAGGGCGGCGAAGTGGCCGACATCAAGGTCGGCGCCGCGCCGAAGACCGCGCTGTCTGCCTGGATCGGCGGCAACGTCTGA
- the accD gene encoding acetyl-CoA carboxylase, carboxyltransferase subunit beta gives MNWITNYVRPKINSMLGRREIPENLWIKDPETGEMVFHKDLEENQWVIPSSGHHMKISAKERLKFFMDNGEYAAIENPKVVVDPLKFRDEKRYIDRLKDAKAKTSLEDAILSVRGTIEGLPIVACVQDFAFMGGSLGMAAGDAIIKAFEIALAEKRPMVLFAASGGARMQEGILSLMQLPRTTVAVERLREAGLPYIVVLTNPTTGGVTASYAMLGDIHIAEPGALIGFAGPRVIEQTIREKLPDGFQRAEYLMEHGMVDMVVSRLEMKETVARLLKILMHAPVAQVDAPMARAASAPAQAGA, from the coding sequence ATGAACTGGATCACCAATTACGTCCGCCCGAAGATCAATTCGATGCTCGGACGGCGCGAGATACCGGAAAATCTCTGGATCAAGGATCCCGAGACCGGCGAGATGGTCTTCCACAAGGATCTCGAAGAGAACCAGTGGGTCATCCCCTCGTCCGGCCACCACATGAAGATCTCGGCCAAGGAACGGCTCAAGTTCTTCATGGACAATGGCGAATACGCGGCCATCGAGAACCCGAAGGTGGTGGTCGATCCGCTGAAGTTTCGCGACGAGAAGCGCTATATCGACCGACTGAAGGACGCCAAGGCCAAGACGAGTCTTGAGGACGCCATCCTTTCGGTGCGCGGCACGATCGAAGGCCTGCCGATCGTCGCCTGCGTGCAGGATTTCGCCTTCATGGGCGGCTCGCTCGGCATGGCGGCCGGCGACGCCATCATCAAGGCATTCGAGATCGCGCTGGCAGAGAAGCGGCCGATGGTGCTGTTCGCGGCTTCCGGCGGGGCACGCATGCAGGAAGGCATCCTGTCGCTGATGCAGCTGCCCCGCACCACGGTTGCGGTCGAGCGGCTGCGCGAGGCGGGCCTGCCCTACATCGTGGTGCTGACCAATCCGACCACCGGCGGCGTCACCGCCTCCTACGCCATGCTCGGCGACATCCATATCGCGGAACCCGGCGCGTTGATCGGCTTTGCCGGCCCGCGCGTGATCGAGCAGACTATCCGCGAGAAGCTGCCGGACGGCTTCCAGCGGGCGGAATATCTGATGGAGCACGGCATGGTCGACATGGTGGTGTCGCGCCTGGAGATGAAGGAGACCGTCGCGCGGCTGCTCAAGATCCTGATGCATGCGCCGGTGGCGCAGGTTGACGCGCCGATGGCGCGCGCTGCGTCGGCTCCGGCCCAGGCCGGGGCATAG
- the addB gene encoding double-strand break repair protein AddB produces MSEPQPRVFSIPPGAPFLPSLADALLSGALVPGFRPGDDPLALAGATVFVPTRRAARALRTIFAERLGGKAAILPVIRPLGDVDEDLAWFDTTLPPPPALDPPIDALERLLLLAPLVRAWKRRLPAHVASLFAEEIVVPTSSAEAVWLARDLADLIDEIETAEADWTRLSGIVRDELAAWWQVTLDFLQIVTSLWPAALEERRRSNPAGHRSRLIDAESERLLRNPPAGPVIAAGSTGSIPATARLLRVISRLPNGAVVLPGLDLSLDEAAWTMLSQAGVAPSVFGHPQFGLNRLIGELGVQRADIAEIGTPAPELAARAAIVSDALRPAEATETWPQSRGAVLSAIEAGALDGVTLVEAANERDEALAVALALRKAAAVPGRRAALVTADRALARRVSAELLRFGIVADDSAGTPLADTPPAMLLRLLVECVMRPGDPVAILSFLKQPLLRAGLERGRVRRAAEAIELVALRGGVGRPDLCALADDFGARLLADNNSDDEAAEKSKRKPFWTRRLRAAELEDALHVAHVLHEAVAELGRLRGQRADITVLARATVVAFENAGRSESGGVEELYRGEAGEKLAGLLRGLVAAEPGFEIEASEWPDVLAALIAGDMVKPRHGADHAVSIWGALEARLQDVDLLVCGGLNEGSWPGRADPGGFMSRVMKGGLDLDPPERRIGQAAHDFQMAMGAREVMLTRSARAGDAPSVPSRWLQRLIALIGDEPAKELRTKGAFLLAEARFHALDAPPSVDFARRPNPAPPLAARPRHFSVTQIETLRRDPYAIYARKVLRLDPLDPLLRDPGAAERGTLFHDILHRFTLSGVDAGSQDAVSLLLAIARQRFDEEQLPPDIDAVWWPRFALMAPQLVEWERIKRADTTTRHAEAYAGSIPVGTTDVTLSGQADRIDVMRGGLADILDYKTGSSPSKVQAHRLVSPQLPLEGALMMRGAFEALGVLTPGELAYVRLRASGAVEEESILSIKGSDKSAAGLSEEAWQRLDRLLQHYNDPRTGYLSRALPFREGDTDGDYDHLARVLEWSAGGDDGAEGGE; encoded by the coding sequence ATGAGCGAGCCCCAGCCGCGGGTGTTCTCGATCCCGCCGGGCGCGCCTTTCCTGCCGTCGCTCGCCGACGCGCTGCTGTCCGGCGCGCTGGTCCCAGGCTTTCGCCCGGGCGACGATCCTCTCGCGCTCGCCGGCGCCACCGTCTTCGTGCCGACCCGCCGCGCGGCGCGTGCGCTGCGGACGATCTTCGCCGAGCGACTCGGCGGCAAGGCGGCGATCCTGCCGGTCATCCGGCCGCTCGGGGATGTCGACGAGGATCTCGCCTGGTTCGACACCACCTTGCCGCCGCCGCCGGCGCTCGATCCGCCCATCGACGCCTTGGAACGCCTGCTCCTGCTCGCCCCGCTGGTCCGCGCGTGGAAGCGTCGCCTGCCCGCGCATGTGGCGAGCCTCTTCGCCGAAGAGATCGTGGTGCCGACCTCCTCGGCTGAGGCGGTCTGGCTGGCGCGCGACCTGGCGGACCTGATCGACGAGATCGAGACGGCCGAGGCCGACTGGACGCGGCTCTCCGGCATCGTGCGCGACGAGCTCGCCGCCTGGTGGCAGGTGACGCTCGACTTCCTGCAGATCGTCACCTCGCTCTGGCCTGCTGCCCTGGAGGAGCGCCGACGCTCCAATCCCGCCGGACATCGCAGCCGGCTGATCGACGCCGAATCCGAGCGCCTGCTCCGCAATCCGCCGGCCGGCCCCGTCATCGCCGCCGGTTCCACCGGCTCGATCCCCGCGACCGCTCGCCTGTTGCGCGTTATCTCGCGTCTGCCGAATGGCGCCGTCGTGCTGCCCGGGCTCGATCTGTCGCTCGATGAGGCTGCCTGGACGATGCTGTCGCAAGCCGGCGTCGCGCCTTCGGTGTTCGGCCATCCGCAGTTCGGCCTCAACCGCCTGATCGGCGAACTTGGCGTGCAGCGCGCCGACATCGCCGAGATCGGTACACCGGCGCCGGAGCTTGCCGCGCGCGCGGCGATCGTCTCGGATGCGCTGCGGCCCGCCGAAGCGACCGAGACATGGCCGCAGAGCCGCGGCGCCGTCCTTTCCGCGATCGAGGCGGGTGCGCTCGACGGCGTCACCCTGGTCGAAGCGGCCAATGAGCGCGACGAGGCGCTGGCGGTCGCGCTCGCGCTGCGCAAGGCGGCGGCGGTTCCGGGCCGCCGTGCCGCGCTCGTCACGGCCGACCGCGCGCTGGCGCGCCGGGTGAGCGCCGAGCTGCTGCGTTTCGGCATCGTGGCGGACGACTCCGCCGGCACGCCGCTCGCCGACACGCCGCCGGCGATGCTGCTGCGGCTGCTGGTCGAATGCGTCATGCGGCCGGGCGATCCGGTGGCGATCCTGTCCTTCCTCAAGCAGCCGCTGCTGCGCGCCGGGCTGGAGCGCGGCCGCGTGCGCCGCGCCGCCGAGGCGATCGAGCTGGTCGCGCTGCGCGGCGGCGTCGGCCGCCCCGACCTCTGCGCACTTGCGGATGATTTCGGTGCAAGACTGCTGGCCGACAACAACAGCGACGACGAGGCGGCGGAGAAGAGCAAGCGCAAACCGTTCTGGACGCGTCGCCTGCGCGCCGCAGAGCTGGAAGATGCCCTGCATGTCGCGCATGTGCTCCACGAGGCGGTCGCGGAGCTCGGACGGCTGCGCGGCCAGCGCGCCGACATCACGGTGCTGGCCCGCGCCACCGTCGTCGCCTTCGAAAATGCCGGCCGTTCCGAGAGCGGCGGCGTCGAGGAACTCTATCGCGGCGAGGCGGGCGAGAAGTTGGCCGGCCTGCTGCGCGGCCTGGTGGCGGCCGAGCCGGGCTTCGAGATCGAGGCGTCGGAGTGGCCGGATGTGCTGGCCGCGCTGATCGCTGGCGACATGGTCAAGCCGCGCCACGGCGCCGACCATGCGGTCTCGATCTGGGGTGCGCTGGAGGCGCGGCTCCAGGATGTCGATCTCCTGGTCTGCGGCGGGCTGAACGAAGGCTCGTGGCCGGGCCGGGCCGATCCCGGCGGTTTCATGTCGCGTGTCATGAAAGGCGGGCTGGACCTCGATCCGCCCGAGCGGCGTATCGGCCAGGCCGCGCATGATTTCCAGATGGCGATGGGTGCGCGCGAGGTCATGCTGACGCGCTCCGCGCGCGCCGGTGACGCGCCGTCCGTGCCGTCGCGCTGGCTGCAACGCCTCATCGCGCTGATCGGAGATGAGCCGGCTAAAGAACTTAGGACCAAAGGCGCATTTCTCCTCGCCGAAGCGCGCTTTCATGCGCTCGATGCGCCACCTTCGGTCGACTTCGCCCGCCGCCCCAACCCGGCCCCGCCCCTGGCCGCGCGGCCGCGCCACTTCTCGGTGACGCAGATCGAGACCCTGCGCCGCGACCCCTACGCGATCTACGCGCGCAAGGTCCTGCGGCTCGACCCGCTCGACCCGCTGCTCCGGGACCCCGGCGCGGCGGAGCGCGGCACGCTGTTCCACGACATCCTGCACCGGTTCACGCTTTCGGGCGTCGATGCCGGTTCGCAGGACGCGGTCAGCCTTCTCCTCGCCATCGCCCGTCAGCGTTTCGACGAGGAGCAGCTTCCGCCGGACATCGACGCGGTATGGTGGCCACGCTTTGCGCTGATGGCGCCGCAACTGGTCGAATGGGAGCGGATCAAGCGCGCCGACACCACGACCCGCCATGCCGAGGCCTATGCCGGCTCGATTCCGGTGGGAACCACGGACGTCACCCTGTCCGGCCAGGCCGACCGGATCGACGTAATGCGTGGCGGCCTCGCAGACATCCTCGACTACAAGACCGGCTCTTCGCCCTCGAAGGTCCAGGCGCATCGGCTCGTCTCGCCACAATTGCCGCTGGAGGGTGCGCTGATGATGCGCGGCGCCTTCGAGGCGCTGGGTGTGCTGACGCCCGGCGAGCTTGCCTATGTGCGGCTCAGGGCAAGCGGCGCGGTGGAGGAGGAGTCGATCCTCAGCATCAAGGGCTCGGACAAATCCGCCGCCGGCCTCTCCGAAGAGGCGTGGCAGCGGCTCGACCGGCTCTTGCAGCATTACAACGATCCGCGCACCGGTTATCTCTCCCGCGCGCTGCCCTTCCGCGAAGGCGACACGGACGGCGACTACGACCATCTCGCGCGCGTACTCGAATGGTCGGCCGGCGGCGACGACGGCGCGGAGGGCGGCGAATGA
- a CDS encoding type II toxin-antitoxin system RelE/ParE family toxin — protein sequence MKIIFLPTTTTDFEWMTDYYLSVFPEGGPNAYKRFERALINLGDNPLSGKTIARTRYRQYPVRRTPFCLIYRIEAETIEIVHIWDQRSNPLDLVLDDDGKNEK from the coding sequence ATGAAGATCATCTTTCTTCCGACGACGACGACCGACTTCGAGTGGATGACCGACTACTACCTGAGCGTCTTTCCGGAAGGCGGCCCAAACGCTTACAAGCGCTTCGAACGAGCCCTCATCAACCTCGGCGACAATCCTCTTTCAGGCAAGACTATTGCGCGGACGAGATATCGCCAATATCCAGTCCGGCGGACTCCTTTCTGTCTCATCTACCGGATTGAAGCAGAGACGATCGAGATTGTGCACATTTGGGATCAGCGCTCCAATCCTTTGGACTTGGTCCTGGACGACGACGGAAAAAACGAAAAATGA
- a CDS encoding bifunctional folylpolyglutamate synthase/dihydrofolate synthase has translation MTKSAAEREIDRLMTLHPKGFDLSLGRIRRLLEKLGNPQDRLPPVIHIAGTNGKGSAAAFSRALLEASGRTVHVHTSPHLVNWHERYRIGAPGGGRFVEDEVFADAIRRVGTANDGQTITVFEILTAVGFLLFSEHPADVAIVEVGLGGRFDATNVIENPAACAIMPVSLDHEAYLGDRVELIAAEKAGIIKRGRPVVVGAQDSDGARDVIVGTAERLGAPAYVHGQDFIAFEENGRLIYQDEDGLLDLPPPRLPGRHQFANAAAAIATVKAAGFSLGVADVEKAMQTVEWPGRLQKLSSGRLTDFAPRGAELWLDGGHNPGASVVIAEAIVEQEERFPRPLFLICGMINTKDQTNFFRAFEGMARHVFTVPVNMSEASVPNTVLAAHAAEAGLSAEPVASIENALLLLRDNWDEADTPPRILICGSLYLAGEVLRLNGTPPK, from the coding sequence ATGACCAAGAGCGCCGCCGAACGCGAGATCGATCGGTTGATGACCCTGCATCCCAAGGGCTTCGACCTGTCGCTCGGCCGCATACGCCGCCTGCTGGAAAAGCTCGGCAATCCGCAGGACCGGCTGCCGCCGGTGATCCACATCGCCGGCACCAACGGCAAGGGCTCCGCGGCGGCCTTCTCGCGCGCGCTGCTGGAGGCGAGCGGCCGTACGGTTCACGTCCATACCTCGCCCCACCTCGTCAACTGGCACGAGCGCTACCGGATCGGCGCGCCGGGCGGCGGCAGGTTCGTCGAGGACGAGGTGTTCGCCGATGCGATCAGGCGCGTCGGCACGGCGAATGACGGCCAGACCATCACCGTGTTCGAGATCCTGACCGCCGTCGGCTTCCTGCTGTTTTCCGAGCATCCGGCGGATGTGGCAATCGTCGAGGTCGGGCTCGGCGGCCGGTTCGACGCGACCAATGTGATCGAGAACCCGGCCGCCTGCGCGATCATGCCCGTCTCGCTCGACCACGAGGCCTATCTCGGCGACCGGGTGGAGCTGATCGCCGCCGAAAAGGCGGGCATCATCAAGCGGGGGCGGCCCGTCGTGGTGGGCGCGCAGGACAGCGACGGGGCGCGGGACGTCATCGTCGGCACGGCCGAGCGGCTCGGCGCGCCGGCCTATGTTCATGGCCAGGACTTCATCGCCTTCGAAGAGAACGGCCGCTTGATCTACCAGGACGAGGACGGGCTGCTCGACCTGCCGCCGCCGCGCCTTCCCGGACGGCACCAGTTCGCCAATGCCGCCGCCGCGATCGCCACCGTGAAGGCGGCGGGCTTCAGCCTCGGCGTCGCCGATGTCGAAAAGGCAATGCAGACGGTCGAGTGGCCGGGCAGGCTGCAGAAGCTGAGCAGCGGACGGCTGACCGATTTCGCGCCGCGCGGCGCGGAGCTGTGGCTCGATGGCGGACACAATCCGGGTGCGAGCGTGGTGATCGCCGAAGCGATCGTCGAGCAGGAGGAGCGCTTTCCGCGCCCGCTGTTCCTGATCTGCGGCATGATCAACACCAAGGATCAGACGAACTTCTTCAGGGCGTTCGAGGGCATGGCGCGGCACGTCTTCACCGTGCCGGTGAACATGAGCGAAGCCAGCGTGCCGAACACGGTGCTGGCGGCGCATGCGGCGGAGGCCGGCCTGTCAGCGGAACCTGTGGCGTCGATCGAGAATGCGCTGCTTCTGCTGCGGGACAACTGGGATGAGGCGGACACGCCACCGCGCATCCTGATCTGCGGCTCGCTCTACCTTGCCGGCGAAGTGCTGCGCCTCAACGGAACGCCACCGAAATGA
- a CDS encoding CopG family ribbon-helix-helix protein: MGEVPLSLHVTAELKQQLEKEAHLSSKSASEIAEEAIVSYLDQQTRLRDMLDAAATEADKGVFISSEAMLPWIKDLFDGKKTPPPQPDVFLPQRTRR; encoded by the coding sequence ATGGGTGAAGTGCCGCTTTCACTGCATGTGACCGCCGAGCTTAAGCAACAGCTCGAGAAGGAAGCGCACCTCTCGAGCAAATCAGCATCCGAGATCGCTGAAGAGGCGATTGTATCCTACCTCGACCAACAGACGCGTCTACGCGACATGCTCGATGCCGCCGCCACCGAGGCGGACAAGGGCGTGTTCATTTCCAGCGAAGCCATGCTGCCGTGGATCAAAGACCTGTTCGACGGAAAGAAAACGCCACCGCCTCAACCTGACGTCTTCCTGCCCCAGCGCACACGTCGTTGA
- the trpA gene encoding tryptophan synthase subunit alpha, with product MTTRIDRRMARLKGEGRPALVTYIMGGDPDYATSLSIMKALPRSGSDVIELGMPFSDPMADGPAIQAAGLRALKAGQTLRKTLDMAAEFRKSDDETPIVMMGYYNPIYIYGVDRFLADAKTAGIDGLIVVDLPPEMDEELCIPALKAGINFIRLATPTTDDKRLPKVLENTSGFVYYVSMTGITGSALADTSKVATAVKRIKGHTDLPVCVGFGVKTAEQARTIGASADGVVVGTAIVNAIANVLGPKGEKTADPADAVATLVSGLAAGVRAARLAPAE from the coding sequence ATGACCACCCGCATCGACCGGCGCATGGCGCGACTGAAGGGCGAGGGCCGACCGGCGCTCGTCACCTATATCATGGGCGGCGACCCCGACTATGCCACGTCGCTGTCGATCATGAAGGCCCTGCCGCGCTCGGGCTCCGACGTGATCGAACTCGGCATGCCGTTCTCTGATCCGATGGCGGACGGGCCGGCGATCCAGGCGGCCGGCCTCAGGGCGCTCAAGGCGGGCCAGACGCTGCGCAAGACGCTCGACATGGCGGCGGAGTTCCGCAAGTCTGACGACGAGACGCCGATCGTGATGATGGGCTACTACAACCCGATCTACATCTACGGCGTCGACCGGTTCCTGGCCGACGCCAAGACCGCGGGCATCGACGGGCTGATCGTGGTCGACCTGCCGCCGGAGATGGACGAGGAGCTGTGCATTCCCGCGCTCAAGGCCGGGATCAACTTCATCCGCCTCGCCACGCCGACGACGGACGACAAGCGCCTGCCCAAGGTGCTCGAGAACACGTCCGGCTTCGTCTACTACGTGTCGATGACCGGCATCACCGGCTCGGCGCTCGCCGATACCAGCAAGGTCGCCACGGCGGTGAAACGCATCAAGGGACATACCGACCTGCCGGTCTGCGTCGGCTTCGGCGTCAAGACGGCCGAGCAGGCGCGCACGATCGGTGCTTCGGCGGACGGTGTGGTGGTGGGCACGGCGATCGTCAACGCGATCGCAAATGTGCTCGGTCCCAAGGGGGAGAAGACGGCCGACCCGGCGGACGCGGTCGCGACGCTTGTGTCGGGCCTCGCGGCAGGCGTGCGCGCGGCCCGCCTTGCTCCCGCCGAATAG
- the addA gene encoding double-strand break repair helicase AddA translates to MSGRLIIPVDTLAEQARASDPSSSAWVSANAGSGKTHVLAQRVIRLLLDDVEPSKILCLTYTKAAAANMSNRVFRDLGRWTTLDEATLRDEIARIDGQPPPGPRLRRARQLFARALETPGGLKIQTIHAFCEAVLHQFPLEANIAGHFEMLDGQMEQALVAEARRDMLTGIAARQDEALAGAFERVLAIAGEAGLDRLLGEIVAKRESLRAFLDQVGGDMGVLFEEFGFDPSDTASDLAAAIWPLPGFPPDYFAAFANASLKHDAKSVVNNILPYAKLAFETRDPLIRFEHLRKGFLKADGDPYGPATFKKALLADLPDLLERYGAASSALVVVADRVALHGMIEATAAALTVADVLIGRYERLKAARGFLDFNDLISRTARLLARADVGPWVQYKLDRGIDHVLVDEAQDTSPDQWQVVRRLAEEFFAGLGARDNVARTVFAVGDEKQSIYSFQGADPESFSLSGAAFAERVRGSGGRFERVRLQRSFRSTTDVLGAVDLVFAADTARKGLTQDDEPIEHPTIRELQPGHVEVWPLVEPQQVEEPDDWTQAIDHASAPAVQLAEHIAMTIRDWIRNGECLEGKQVDGAPRRMTAGDVLVLVRKRDRFVHALSRALKNREVNVAGADRLSLSGHVAVKDLIALGRVALQPHDDLSLAALLRSPVFGLSEEQLFELAWNRHDAPLGRVLRQRAQSDLLLAPVVESLERWGNEAAFKPVFEFYATLLARDGIRSKMVARLGPSAGEILDEFLSFALAVERTGLPGLESFLASLESAGPDIKREMDQTRDEVRIMTVHAAKGLEAPVVFLVDGAGRPSLDAHLPRLIPIEAKNGGWRGNGYLWRGGSDLANSVSTAQNRLLSGKAEDEYRRLLYVGMTRAEDRLIVCGYRGRQNPVPGIWHDLVTTALSASPHSRTVPHPVTGADILRFRRSPEAPAQAAPSMSVPAVAAGPVFAPLAPLPGHDAPARSLSPSAAAALLDPPDESVAPARSPVLDPQAEPSFAIARGLAIHRLLQMLPAMPEGERESAARRYLDNAEGRWTPADRDQAWMSVQKVLSDPLFAPVFTAGSRAEVAVTGTLALAGREVVVSGTIDRLSVSAGRVLIVDYKTNRPPPEDLSKVPEAYVVQLSLYRALLAQIYPDREVTAALLFTEAPRLIELPASLMDAALERLTRA, encoded by the coding sequence ATGAGCGGCCGCCTGATCATCCCGGTCGACACGCTGGCCGAACAGGCCCGCGCCTCCGATCCGTCCAGCTCCGCCTGGGTGTCGGCCAATGCCGGCTCGGGCAAGACCCATGTGCTGGCGCAGCGCGTCATCCGGCTCCTGCTCGACGATGTCGAGCCGTCGAAGATCCTCTGCCTGACCTACACCAAGGCGGCGGCGGCCAACATGTCGAACCGCGTCTTCCGCGATCTTGGGCGCTGGACGACGCTCGACGAGGCGACCCTGCGCGACGAGATCGCCCGGATAGACGGACAGCCGCCACCTGGCCCACGCCTGCGGCGGGCCAGGCAGCTCTTTGCGCGTGCGCTGGAGACGCCGGGCGGCCTCAAGATCCAGACCATCCACGCCTTCTGCGAAGCGGTCCTGCACCAGTTCCCGCTCGAGGCGAACATCGCTGGCCATTTCGAGATGCTGGACGGCCAGATGGAGCAGGCGCTCGTCGCCGAAGCCCGCCGGGACATGCTGACAGGCATCGCCGCGCGTCAGGACGAGGCGCTGGCCGGCGCCTTCGAACGCGTGCTGGCGATCGCCGGCGAGGCAGGCCTGGACAGGCTGCTGGGCGAGATCGTCGCGAAGCGGGAAAGCCTGCGCGCCTTCCTCGACCAGGTCGGCGGCGACATGGGAGTCCTGTTCGAGGAATTCGGCTTCGACCCGTCCGACACCGCATCAGACCTCGCGGCCGCTATCTGGCCTTTGCCCGGCTTCCCGCCGGACTACTTTGCCGCCTTCGCCAACGCCTCCCTGAAGCACGACGCCAAATCGGTCGTGAACAATATTCTCCCGTATGCGAAGCTGGCTTTCGAGACGCGGGATCCGCTGATCCGCTTCGAGCACCTTCGCAAGGGGTTCCTCAAGGCCGATGGCGACCCGTACGGCCCCGCGACCTTCAAGAAGGCCCTGCTGGCCGACCTGCCGGATTTACTGGAAAGATATGGCGCGGCGTCGTCGGCACTTGTCGTGGTGGCCGATCGCGTCGCGCTGCACGGCATGATCGAGGCAACCGCCGCCGCGCTCACCGTCGCCGACGTTCTGATCGGCCGCTACGAGCGATTGAAGGCAGCGCGCGGCTTTCTCGACTTCAACGATCTGATCTCGCGCACGGCGCGGCTGCTCGCCCGCGCCGATGTCGGGCCGTGGGTCCAGTACAAGCTCGACCGCGGCATCGACCATGTGCTGGTCGACGAGGCGCAGGACACCAGCCCCGACCAGTGGCAGGTCGTGCGCCGGCTGGCAGAGGAATTCTTCGCCGGCCTCGGCGCGCGCGACAACGTCGCCCGCACCGTTTTCGCGGTCGGCGACGAGAAGCAGTCGATCTATTCCTTCCAGGGCGCCGATCCCGAATCCTTCTCACTGAGCGGTGCTGCCTTCGCGGAGCGTGTGCGCGGGTCTGGCGGCCGCTTCGAGCGTGTTCGGCTGCAACGCTCGTTCCGCTCGACCACCGACGTTCTCGGCGCGGTCGACCTGGTGTTCGCAGCCGACACGGCGCGCAAGGGACTGACCCAGGACGACGAGCCGATCGAGCATCCGACCATCCGCGAATTGCAGCCCGGCCATGTCGAGGTCTGGCCGCTGGTCGAACCGCAGCAGGTGGAAGAGCCGGACGACTGGACGCAGGCGATCGACCACGCCTCCGCGCCGGCCGTCCAGCTCGCGGAACACATTGCCATGACGATCCGCGACTGGATCAGGAACGGCGAGTGCCTCGAAGGCAAGCAGGTGGACGGCGCTCCGCGCCGGATGACCGCCGGCGACGTGCTGGTGCTCGTGCGCAAGCGCGACCGCTTCGTCCACGCTTTGTCGCGCGCGCTGAAGAACCGCGAGGTCAACGTCGCCGGCGCCGACCGGCTCAGCCTGTCCGGCCATGTCGCGGTGAAGGACCTGATCGCGCTCGGCCGCGTGGCGCTGCAGCCGCATGACGACCTGTCGCTGGCCGCCCTGCTGCGCAGCCCGGTCTTCGGCCTCAGCGAGGAACAGCTCTTCGAACTCGCCTGGAACCGCCACGACGCTCCGCTCGGCCGCGTGCTGCGCCAGCGGGCGCAGTCGGATCTCCTGCTCGCGCCCGTGGTGGAGAGCCTGGAGCGCTGGGGCAACGAGGCGGCCTTCAAGCCGGTGTTCGAGTTCTACGCCACCCTGCTCGCGCGCGACGGCATCCGCTCGAAAATGGTGGCGCGGCTCGGGCCCTCGGCCGGCGAAATCCTCGACGAGTTCCTGAGCTTCGCGCTGGCGGTCGAGCGCACCGGCCTGCCGGGGCTGGAATCCTTCCTCGCCTCCCTGGAGTCCGCCGGTCCCGACATCAAGCGCGAGATGGACCAGACGCGCGATGAGGTCCGTATCATGACAGTCCACGCCGCCAAGGGCCTCGAGGCGCCGGTGGTGTTCCTGGTCGACGGGGCGGGGCGGCCGTCGCTCGACGCGCACCTGCCGCGCCTGATCCCGATCGAGGCGAAGAACGGCGGCTGGCGCGGCAACGGCTATCTGTGGCGCGGCGGGTCCGACCTGGCAAACTCGGTCTCGACGGCGCAGAACCGCCTCCTCTCCGGCAAGGCGGAGGACGAATACCGCCGCCTGCTCTATGTCGGCATGACCCGTGCCGAGGACCGGCTGATCGTCTGCGGCTATCGCGGCAGGCAGAACCCGGTGCCCGGCATCTGGCACGACCTGGTGACGACGGCGCTCTCCGCTTCGCCGCACAGCCGCACCGTGCCGCATCCGGTGACAGGGGCCGATATCCTGCGCTTCCGCCGCAGCCCCGAAGCGCCTGCGCAGGCCGCACCCTCCATGTCAGTGCCTGCCGTGGCGGCCGGTCCCGTTTTCGCGCCGCTCGCGCCCCTGCCCGGGCACGATGCGCCCGCGCGCAGCCTGTCTCCGTCGGCCGCGGCCGCACTTCTCGACCCGCCGGACGAGAGCGTCGCGCCTGCGCGCTCGCCGGTGCTGGATCCGCAAGCGGAACCCTCCTTCGCCATCGCGCGGGGCCTCGCGATCCACCGGCTGCTGCAGATGCTGCCCGCGATGCCTGAAGGCGAACGCGAATCCGCCGCGCGACGCTATCTCGACAATGCCGAAGGCCGCTGGACGCCGGCCGATCGCGATCAGGCCTGGATGTCGGTGCAAAAGGTGCTTTCCGACCCTCTGTTTGCCCCTGTCTTCACCGCCGGCTCACGCGCGGAGGTGGCCGTGACGGGAACGCTCGCGCTCGCCGGCCGAGAGGTCGTCGTGTCCGGCACGATCGACCGCCTGTCGGTCTCGGCCGGCCGCGTGCTGATCGTCGACTACAAGACCAACCGCCCGCCGCCGGAGGACCTCTCGAAGGTTCCGGAGGCCTATGTCGTCCAGCTTTCGCTCTACCGGGCCCTTCTCGCACAAATCTATCCCGACCGGGAGGTCACCGCCGCTCTGCTGTTCACGGAAGCGCCGCGGCTGATCGAACTGCCTGCGTCGCTGATGGACGCCGCGCTTGAACGACTCACGCGAGCGTGA